CGTAGAACCCCAGCTGTTTTGGCGTTAGTCACGGTTGCGAACGAACCTGGCCAATGCCAAAACGGCTGGAAAACTATGGGCCACTTCAGATGGCTGAAGCGTTTGAAATTTGCTTCAGAATTGTAACACGAACAAACGGGATTCAACAAACCGCTGATCGGGCGATTTCCTTGTTGGCCATCGCCGGCTTTCGTCGTGACGTCAATCCTGTCGCAGCAAACGCACGGCTCGATCGACATACACGAGGCCACTCCAGATGGTCACAATCACAGCGGACCACAGCAGGACATCTCGTGCAGGAGCCAGCCATGGCCAATGCAGATCGGGATTCAGTGACAGCAGACTGGCGGTGACGGCCACGCATTGCAGCATCATTTTGGCTTTGCCGGTAAAGCTGGCCGAAAAGTCTTTGCCCTGTTGTTCAAGGAAGCCACGCAGGCTGGAAACGAACATCTCACGGCCGATCACAGCGATCACCATCCAGGCATTGACGCCGGATTCGATCGTATGGCCATCGTGCATGGCACCATTCTTCGCCAGCAAAAACAGAAACGTGCCGCCGACGATAATCTTGTCGACGAATGGGTCGAGAATTCGGCCCAGCGTTGTGACCTGCCCGTATTTGCGAGCCAGGTAGCCGTCCAGCCAGTCGGTGGCGGCGGCGAAAACGAACAGGGCTGCCGACGCCACCCAGTAGCCGCCGATGTCGATCAGAGCGAACAGGACGATCGACAGCACAAGGCGCGAGACCGTGATCAGGTTCGGAAGGTTCAGCGATTCGCGTCCCAGCGTGGCGGGCGGGCGAGAAGCTGCGTTCGGTTGTTCCGATTCGGTCATGCTAATGGGGTTACTCAACAATCTCCGCAACAGAAGCCACGCCAACCAGATCGTAGTCCTCCTGCCGCACGATCTCAACGGGCACCATACTGCCAATTTCGAGGTTATCGCCCGACACAAACACGTTCGAATCGATTTCCGGAGCGTCTGCGAACGAACGGCCAAGGTAAACGCCTTCCTCAACCTGTTCGTCGATGATGACGTCCAGTTCGTAGCCGATCAGCGACTTCGCGTGTTCGAAGGCAATCTCCTGCTGGATCTGCATCAATTCGTCGCGACGAGCTTCCTTGACTTCTTCGGGAAGGTGGCCATCCAGTTTTGTCGCCGGAGTGCCCGGTTCAACAGAATACGTGAACACGCCCATGCGTTCAAAACGCGTATCGACGACGAAGTCTCTCAGTTCCTGAAACTGTTCGTCGGTTTCGCCCG
This DNA window, taken from Fuerstiella marisgermanici, encodes the following:
- the pgsA gene encoding CDP-diacylglycerol--glycerol-3-phosphate 3-phosphatidyltransferase, which translates into the protein MTESEQPNAASRPPATLGRESLNLPNLITVSRLVLSIVLFALIDIGGYWVASAALFVFAAATDWLDGYLARKYGQVTTLGRILDPFVDKIIVGGTFLFLLAKNGAMHDGHTIESGVNAWMVIAVIGREMFVSSLRGFLEQQGKDFSASFTGKAKMMLQCVAVTASLLSLNPDLHWPWLAPARDVLLWSAVIVTIWSGLVYVDRAVRLLRQD